In Synechococcus sp. PCC 6312, one genomic interval encodes:
- the rimO gene encoding 30S ribosomal protein S12 methylthiotransferase RimO has translation MPKPTIAISHLGCDKNRVDTEHMLGLLAQAGYGIDNDESQADYVIVNTCSFIQSAREESVRTLVELAEADKKIVITGCMAQHFQEQLLDEIPEAVAVVGTGDYQHIVEVIVKAEAGERVKQITPHPTYIADETIPRYRTTPEPIAYLRIAEGCDYRCAFCIIPHLRGDQRSRPIESIVAEAEQLANQGVQEISLVSQITTNYGQDLYGKPHLAELLRALGQVDIPWIRMHYAYPTGLTPNVLEAMRETPNILPYLDLPLQHSHPEILRAMNRPWQANVNDRVIEHLKAALPQATMRTTFIVGFPGETEAHFDHLCEFVQRHEFDHVGVFTFSAEEGTAAFDMPKQVLPEVMEQRRHELMVLQQPISYARNQAQLGTITDVLIEQENPDTGELIGRSTRFAADVDGVVYVKGSARLGTIVPVEITAADTYDLFGTVVTP, from the coding sequence ATATGTTGGGACTACTAGCCCAGGCCGGATATGGGATTGATAACGATGAGTCTCAGGCCGACTATGTCATTGTTAACACCTGTAGCTTTATCCAATCAGCTCGGGAAGAGTCAGTGCGAACTTTGGTTGAGTTAGCCGAAGCGGATAAAAAAATTGTTATTACCGGCTGTATGGCCCAGCATTTTCAGGAACAATTGCTCGATGAAATTCCGGAAGCGGTTGCCGTAGTCGGTACGGGGGATTATCAGCATATTGTCGAAGTGATAGTAAAAGCAGAGGCCGGGGAACGGGTCAAACAGATCACTCCCCACCCTACCTATATTGCAGATGAAACAATTCCCCGCTATCGAACTACGCCGGAACCGATTGCCTATCTCCGGATTGCCGAGGGTTGTGATTATCGCTGTGCTTTTTGCATCATTCCCCATCTGCGGGGTGATCAACGTTCCCGACCGATTGAATCTATTGTTGCGGAAGCGGAGCAGTTAGCGAATCAGGGAGTTCAGGAAATTAGCTTGGTTTCCCAAATTACGACTAACTATGGCCAAGACCTCTATGGTAAACCTCACCTGGCAGAGCTATTACGCGCCTTGGGACAAGTGGATATTCCTTGGATTCGGATGCACTATGCCTATCCAACGGGTTTAACCCCTAATGTTTTGGAGGCGATGCGGGAAACCCCCAACATTTTGCCTTACCTAGATTTACCCCTCCAACATTCCCATCCTGAAATTTTACGCGCCATGAACCGTCCCTGGCAAGCCAATGTTAATGATCGGGTGATTGAACATTTGAAAGCTGCTTTACCCCAGGCAACGATGCGGACAACCTTTATTGTTGGCTTTCCTGGCGAAACAGAAGCTCATTTTGACCATCTTTGTGAGTTTGTCCAACGCCATGAGTTTGATCATGTGGGGGTGTTTACCTTTTCAGCGGAAGAAGGCACTGCTGCTTTTGATATGCCTAAGCAGGTTTTACCGGAAGTGATGGAACAACGCCGCCATGAGTTGATGGTCTTGCAGCAGCCGATATCCTATGCTCGCAACCAGGCCCAACTTGGCACGATTACAGATGTCTTAATTGAGCAAGAAAATCCTGATACTGGGGAGTTAATTGGCCGGTCGACACGGTTTGCGGCGGATGTGGATGGGGTGGTCTATGTGAAAGGATCTGCCCGCTTAGGAACGATTGTCCCCGTGGAAATTACGGCGGCTGATACCTATGATTTGTTTGGAACTGTTGTGACTCCTTGA
- a CDS encoding glucose-6-phosphate isomerase gives MDTLALWQQYQDWLYYNPDLEIYLDISRTGVTTQDLTLLEPKFAQAFADMNALEAGAIANPDEGRMVGHYWLRDATLAPSPELTKEITDSIQQIQTFVGQIHSGQIAPPQGGKFTDVISIGIGGSALGPQFVSQALAPDQPPLKIHFIDNTDPAGIDRTLSYVENRFVSSLVLVISKSGGTPETRNGMVEVQEAFRKRGLVFADHAVAITMAGSLLSQQAESNGWLAIFPMFDWVGGRTSELSPVGLLPAALQGIPILELLAGAKIMDVATRVAEIKTNPAALLALSWYVIGQGRGEKDMVVLPYKDSLQLFSRYLQQLVMESLGKEKDLAGNTVNQGIAVYGNKGTTDQHAYVQQLRDGLNNFFVTFIEVLADRPGNSVDVEPGITSGDYLCGLLLGTRQALFEKGRPSLTITVPDASAKTVGALIALYERAVGLYGFLINVNAYHQPGVEAGKKAAAINLSLQKQLVKTLQQEARPLKLTELAMIAGAEAQAETIYLLLRHLAANQRGVKIQGSPTKPGELLYSWQG, from the coding sequence ATGGACACCCTGGCCCTCTGGCAGCAGTATCAAGATTGGTTATACTACAACCCGGATTTAGAGATCTACCTCGATATTAGCCGGACGGGGGTGACCACTCAGGATTTAACGCTGCTAGAACCCAAATTTGCCCAGGCCTTTGCCGATATGAACGCCTTGGAAGCTGGAGCCATTGCTAATCCTGATGAAGGGCGGATGGTCGGCCATTACTGGTTACGGGATGCGACTTTAGCCCCCAGCCCAGAATTAACCAAAGAAATTACCGACAGTATTCAGCAGATCCAAACCTTTGTCGGGCAAATTCACTCTGGCCAGATTGCCCCACCCCAAGGCGGAAAGTTCACGGATGTCATCTCCATTGGTATTGGTGGATCTGCCCTTGGCCCGCAGTTTGTTTCCCAGGCCTTGGCCCCTGATCAGCCCCCCCTAAAGATTCACTTCATTGACAACACGGATCCCGCTGGAATTGACCGCACCCTGAGTTATGTGGAGAATCGTTTCGTCAGTAGTCTAGTGCTGGTAATTTCTAAATCTGGGGGAACACCGGAAACCCGTAATGGCATGGTGGAAGTTCAGGAGGCGTTTCGGAAACGGGGCCTGGTGTTTGCCGATCATGCGGTAGCAATTACAATGGCGGGGAGCTTACTGTCCCAACAGGCCGAGTCCAATGGTTGGTTAGCTATTTTCCCGATGTTTGACTGGGTGGGGGGACGGACTTCGGAACTATCTCCAGTGGGTTTGTTGCCAGCAGCATTACAGGGGATTCCAATTTTAGAACTGCTGGCCGGAGCTAAAATCATGGATGTAGCCACCCGTGTAGCAGAGATCAAAACTAATCCGGCGGCCCTATTAGCCCTGAGTTGGTATGTGATTGGTCAAGGGCGGGGTGAAAAAGACATGGTGGTGTTGCCCTATAAAGATAGCCTGCAACTGTTTAGCCGCTATTTACAACAACTGGTGATGGAGTCTTTGGGGAAAGAGAAAGACCTGGCCGGAAATACAGTCAATCAAGGGATTGCGGTTTATGGCAACAAAGGCACCACCGATCAACACGCCTATGTCCAACAACTCCGGGATGGACTCAATAACTTTTTTGTCACCTTTATTGAAGTTTTAGCCGACCGGCCTGGGAATTCTGTGGATGTGGAACCGGGAATTACCTCAGGGGACTATCTTTGTGGTTTGCTGTTGGGAACACGCCAGGCCCTGTTTGAGAAAGGCCGCCCTTCCTTAACGATTACAGTTCCCGATGCTTCAGCCAAAACAGTGGGGGCCTTAATTGCCTTGTATGAACGGGCCGTTGGACTCTATGGCTTTTTGATCAATGTCAATGCCTACCATCAGCCGGGGGTAGAAGCTGGGAAAAAGGCCGCCGCGATTAACTTGTCCCTCCAAAAACAACTGGTCAAAACTCTCCAACAGGAAGCTCGTCCCCTGAAACTGACAGAACTTGCCATGATTGCCGGAGCCGAAGCCCAGGCCGAGACCATCTATTTACTCTTGCGACATTTGGCGGCCAATCAGCGGGGGGTTAAAATTCAGGGATCACCCACGAAACCCGGAGAACTACTCTATTCATGGCAGGGGTAA
- a CDS encoding extracellular solute-binding protein yields MQRRSLLRGLAALGLGAGLAGCNRYDPTALTVTALRNTLPPQLINRFRQEFPAQALRLQIKTTPQDIFNQLEADTPTTQWLSLGDAWLKLAIETKTIEPLRTLPHWANLEPRWQQLVQRNERGEPDPQGKIWGLPYRWGTTVMAYRADLIQPTGWWPQDWEDLWKPELTQKLSLLNQPREVIGLVLKKLGQSYNTADINQVSGLKPALEELRQQTRFFASTDYLQSLIMGDTWIAQAWSTDILPILNRYSNIKAIVPKSGTALWADCWVKSTQTTDTTDGGWLEFWSQAEIANLFSQFSLAISPFLTDFQANGPAKTVLLPNQPTFQTSELILPLSPSSQAQYDQLWSEVMLSG; encoded by the coding sequence ATGCAGCGGCGATCTCTGTTACGGGGCCTGGCAGCGTTGGGCTTAGGGGCTGGACTAGCTGGTTGTAATCGGTATGATCCGACTGCCCTCACTGTCACTGCTCTGCGAAATACTCTTCCCCCTCAACTGATCAATCGCTTTCGCCAAGAATTTCCGGCCCAGGCCTTGCGCTTACAAATTAAAACGACTCCCCAGGATATTTTTAACCAGCTAGAGGCAGATACACCGACAACCCAATGGTTGAGCTTAGGGGATGCTTGGCTGAAGCTGGCGATTGAAACTAAAACCATCGAGCCTTTAAGAACTTTACCCCATTGGGCTAATCTTGAACCCCGCTGGCAACAACTGGTACAACGGAACGAAAGAGGTGAGCCGGATCCGCAGGGTAAAATTTGGGGTTTGCCTTACCGCTGGGGAACAACCGTCATGGCCTATCGCGCAGATTTGATTCAACCGACTGGCTGGTGGCCTCAAGATTGGGAAGACCTCTGGAAACCGGAACTGACCCAGAAACTTAGCTTGCTTAATCAACCCCGCGAAGTCATTGGCCTGGTCTTGAAAAAACTGGGACAGAGCTACAATACAGCGGATATTAATCAGGTTTCTGGGTTAAAACCAGCCCTTGAAGAATTGCGGCAACAAACAAGATTCTTTGCTTCTACAGACTATTTGCAATCTTTGATTATGGGAGATACTTGGATAGCCCAGGCCTGGTCAACGGATATTTTACCGATTCTTAACCGCTACAGCAACATTAAAGCCATTGTGCCAAAATCGGGCACGGCTCTTTGGGCAGACTGTTGGGTTAAATCTACACAAACGACTGATACAACGGATGGGGGTTGGTTAGAGTTTTGGAGCCAGGCCGAGATTGCCAATTTATTCTCCCAATTTAGTCTAGCGATTTCCCCCTTTCTCACCGATTTCCAGGCCAATGGCCCCGCAAAAACAGTCCTCCTGCCCAATCAGCCCACCTTTCAAACCAGCGAGCTAATCTTGCCCCTCAGCCCCAGTAGCCAGGCCCAGTACGATCAACTCTGGAGCGAAGTCATGTTGTCGGGATAA
- a CDS encoding tRNA (5-methylaminomethyl-2-thiouridine)(34)-methyltransferase MnmD, with protein sequence MDILTPQLTADGSLTFFSSTFQEAFHSHHGAKQEAESKFVMPCRVGAWAKTGRVRLLDICFGLGYNSAAALTEIWRVNPDCQVELQGLELNWDVPQQAIAQGGLGHWSTEIQQIIGGLVTHLDYQGNNLQARLLIGDARQTLQQLITDHWQADVIFLDPFSPPHCPQLWTVEFLQRVSQVLAPSGYLATYSAAAAVRTALHLAGLRVGSTPPVGRKSPGTLARWLNADIPILTPAEQAHLQTKAAIPYRDPGLDATATDIIHTRQQEQRQSSLISTSQWRREWQI encoded by the coding sequence ATGGATATCCTAACGCCCCAACTCACGGCTGATGGTTCACTGACCTTTTTCTCCAGTACCTTTCAAGAGGCCTTTCATAGCCACCATGGGGCCAAGCAAGAAGCGGAGTCTAAGTTTGTGATGCCTTGTCGGGTTGGGGCCTGGGCAAAGACTGGACGCGTGCGGCTTTTAGATATTTGCTTTGGCCTGGGTTATAACAGCGCGGCGGCTCTGACGGAAATTTGGCGGGTGAATCCTGATTGCCAGGTGGAGTTACAGGGCTTGGAATTAAACTGGGATGTTCCCCAACAGGCTATAGCTCAGGGTGGTTTGGGTCATTGGTCAACCGAGATTCAACAGATCATCGGTGGCCTGGTCACTCATCTGGACTATCAAGGGAATAACCTCCAGGCCAGGCTATTGATTGGGGATGCCCGTCAAACCCTCCAACAGTTGATCACCGATCATTGGCAAGCGGATGTGATTTTTCTAGACCCGTTCTCCCCGCCCCATTGTCCCCAACTCTGGACCGTGGAATTTCTCCAACGGGTCAGCCAAGTCCTCGCCCCCAGCGGATATTTAGCCACCTATTCTGCCGCCGCTGCCGTTCGGACTGCTTTGCACCTGGCCGGATTAAGGGTCGGTTCAACACCCCCAGTTGGCCGCAAATCTCCGGGAACCCTTGCCCGCTGGCTCAATGCAGATATTCCAATCCTCACCCCTGCCGAACAGGCCCACCTGCAAACTAAAGCGGCTATTCCTTATCGTGACCCAGGCCTGGATGCAACTGCCACCGACATTATCCACACCCGCCAACAAGAACAACGCCAAAGCAGCCTCATCTCCACCAGTCAATGGCGACGTGAGTGGCAGATTTAG
- a CDS encoding glycosyltransferase family 39 protein: MPLRSRTVVEIWSPGLVGVGLILIGLGIAFRWANLGQVYWHDEAYTALRLSGFTGQELNQHLFRGEVVSVAQVMDYQWPNSVRSIWETVRALAIDDAQHPPVYYLLAWLWVKTFGASIPAIRSLSVIISCLSLPAMYGWCQELFRPTRWAVSSYPQLQVDAKLVGGFAVLILALSPFHILYAQEAREYALWILLTIVINALFWRGLRGRGWGNWLAYGSCLTLGLYTFPLTGFVSVGHGFYLLLMNRQKLQAWGVSTLISFGLFAPWLYILVTTWNVTGATWTALPISQANLWQAMGLNLVRVFVWTDDSFDLSTGIIGLLFVVLLILLVASIYTLWRTTPPCIWLFLLILAGATFLPLFLPDLFWGGQRSTSGRYLIPTILVIEITVAYFLAWHVSRIQPSQRILGWTMTGLVIGLGLVSGVAITATETSWIKLLNYSFPQIYRQVNQHPQPLVIGLSGNINTGTMLALAHGITPQAQFVLIDAWDSNQPPELPIIPDGQEPIFFLNPTPELLTGLEETQNLAGTLIFQDKFLQLWQLHRHN; encoded by the coding sequence ATGCCCTTACGTTCCCGTACCGTAGTAGAGATTTGGTCACCGGGCCTGGTGGGGGTGGGGCTAATTTTAATTGGGCTAGGGATTGCCTTTCGCTGGGCTAATCTAGGACAAGTCTATTGGCATGATGAAGCTTATACCGCATTACGACTATCAGGCTTTACCGGGCAAGAGTTAAATCAACATCTATTTCGAGGGGAAGTTGTTAGCGTTGCTCAGGTGATGGATTACCAATGGCCAAACTCAGTCCGAAGCATTTGGGAGACGGTTCGGGCCTTAGCCATTGATGATGCTCAACATCCCCCAGTTTATTATTTACTCGCTTGGCTGTGGGTCAAGACATTTGGGGCCTCAATTCCAGCTATTCGGAGTCTTTCCGTGATCATCAGTTGCCTGAGCTTGCCGGCTATGTATGGGTGGTGTCAAGAACTCTTTAGGCCGACTCGATGGGCTGTCTCGAGCTATCCCCAACTTCAGGTTGACGCAAAGTTAGTTGGCGGGTTTGCGGTCTTAATTTTGGCTTTATCCCCCTTTCATATTCTCTATGCCCAAGAAGCGCGGGAGTATGCCCTCTGGATTTTATTGACTATTGTGATTAATGCTCTGTTCTGGCGAGGGTTGAGGGGCCGAGGCTGGGGAAATTGGCTGGCCTATGGGAGTTGCCTAACCTTAGGGCTTTATACCTTTCCTTTAACGGGATTTGTCAGTGTTGGGCATGGATTTTATCTATTACTGATGAATCGTCAAAAGCTCCAGGCCTGGGGTGTAAGCACTTTAATCAGTTTTGGCTTGTTTGCTCCTTGGCTTTATATTTTAGTCACGACCTGGAATGTGACAGGGGCAACTTGGACGGCCTTACCCATTTCCCAGGCCAATCTCTGGCAAGCGATGGGCTTAAATCTAGTGCGAGTCTTTGTTTGGACTGATGACAGTTTTGATTTATCTACGGGAATTATTGGCCTCCTATTTGTAGTCCTGTTAATCCTCCTGGTGGCGAGCATTTACACGCTCTGGCGGACAACTCCTCCGTGTATTTGGCTCTTTTTATTGATCCTCGCTGGAGCAACGTTTTTACCCTTGTTTTTACCGGATTTGTTCTGGGGGGGGCAGCGTTCGACCTCTGGACGGTATCTAATCCCGACAATTTTAGTGATTGAAATAACTGTTGCCTATTTTCTCGCTTGGCACGTGAGTCGCATTCAGCCATCTCAGCGTATCTTGGGTTGGACAATGACTGGTTTGGTAATTGGCCTGGGCCTGGTCTCAGGAGTAGCGATTACGGCCACCGAAACCAGTTGGATTAAACTGCTCAACTACTCTTTCCCGCAAATTTATCGCCAGGTTAATCAACATCCCCAACCCCTAGTGATTGGCTTATCGGGGAACATCAACACTGGCACCATGCTGGCTCTAGCCCACGGCATTACCCCCCAGGCCCAGTTTGTTTTAATTGATGCTTGGGATAGCAACCAACCCCCAGAATTGCCCATTATCCCCGATGGACAGGAGCCAATTTTTTTCCTCAATCCCACCCCGGAACTGCTCACTGGCTTGGAAGAAACACAAAATCTTGCCGGAACACTCATTTTCCAAGATAAGTTTCTGCAGCTTTGGCAACTCCACAGACACAACTAA
- a CDS encoding DUF561 domain-containing protein, whose amino-acid sequence MIHPRLRSALTHRNALKVISGLQNFNYENVAAVVQAADQGGATFVDIAADPGLVKLAKTLTDLPICVSAVDPKLLVQAVKAGADLVEIGNYDSFYAAGRTFSCEEVLELTRQTRALLPDITLSVTVPHTLPLDQQVELAVALVQAGADIIQTEGGTSSQPTHPGALGLIEKAAPTLAAAFEISQAVDIPVLCASGLSSVTLPMAIAAGASGVGVGSAIHQLNSPIAMIAAVRSLVEALAVSPSPVNQIG is encoded by the coding sequence ATGATTCATCCTCGCTTACGCTCAGCTTTGACCCACCGGAACGCCCTGAAAGTGATCAGTGGTTTACAAAACTTTAACTATGAGAATGTGGCAGCAGTCGTCCAGGCAGCAGATCAGGGAGGAGCGACCTTTGTCGATATTGCCGCAGATCCCGGCCTGGTCAAACTTGCTAAAACCCTGACTGACTTGCCCATTTGTGTCTCGGCGGTTGATCCTAAATTACTAGTTCAAGCGGTCAAAGCGGGTGCGGATCTGGTAGAAATCGGGAACTATGACAGTTTTTATGCAGCGGGTCGGACATTTAGCTGTGAAGAAGTCTTAGAACTGACTCGGCAAACCCGTGCCTTACTCCCAGACATTACCCTTTCTGTTACCGTGCCCCACACCTTACCCTTGGATCAACAGGTGGAATTAGCCGTTGCCTTGGTTCAGGCCGGGGCTGACATTATCCAAACTGAGGGCGGAACTAGCAGTCAACCCACCCATCCCGGTGCCTTAGGGTTAATCGAAAAAGCCGCCCCAACCCTAGCCGCTGCCTTTGAAATTTCCCAGGCCGTGGATATTCCTGTCCTCTGTGCCTCTGGGTTATCGAGTGTAACCTTACCCATGGCCATTGCCGCTGGGGCGAGTGGGGTTGGAGTCGGCAGTGCGATTCATCAACTCAATAGCCCAATTGCCATGATTGCCGCGGTGCGTTCCCTCGTAGAAGCCTTAGCCGTCAGTCCCAGCCCAGTTAACCAGATTGGTTAA
- a CDS encoding histidine triad nucleotide-binding protein, with the protein MTPPIETLFTKIINRQIPAEIIYEDDLAIAIKDINPQAPIHLLIVPKKPLPSLSDAVPEDHRVLGHLLMIVKRVAEQVGLENGYRVVINTGNDGGQTVNHLHLHLLGGRPLHWPPG; encoded by the coding sequence ATGACACCGCCAATCGAGACCTTGTTTACCAAAATTATTAACCGCCAAATCCCGGCTGAGATCATTTATGAGGACGACCTGGCTATTGCCATTAAGGATATTAATCCCCAGGCCCCAATCCACCTCTTGATTGTCCCCAAAAAGCCACTTCCCAGCCTGTCCGATGCTGTTCCTGAGGATCATCGAGTTTTGGGACATTTGTTAATGATTGTTAAGCGAGTAGCCGAGCAGGTGGGCCTGGAGAATGGCTACCGAGTCGTGATCAACACCGGCAACGATGGGGGGCAAACCGTCAATCACCTGCATTTACACCTCTTGGGTGGTCGTCCCCTGCACTGGCCACCGGGCTGA
- the psbA gene encoding photosystem II q(b) protein: MTTVLQRRQSANFWEQFCSWVTSTDNRIYIGWFGVLMIPTLLAATACFVIAFIAAPPVDIDGIREPVAGSLMFGNNIITGAVIPSSNAIGLHFYPIWEAASLDEWLYNGGPYQLVIFHFLIGVFCYMGREWELSYRLGMRPWICVAYSAPVAAATAVFLIYPIGQGSFSDGMPLGISGTFNFMIVFQAEHNILMHPFHQLGVAGVFGGSLFSAMHGSLVTSSLIRETTETESQNYGYKFGQEEETYNIVAAHGYFGRLIFQYASFNNSRALHFFLAAWPVIGIWFTALGISTMAFNLNGFNFNHSVVDAKGNVINTWADIINRANLGMEVMHERNAHNFPLDLASAESAPVALVAPSING, translated from the coding sequence ATGACGACCGTATTACAACGTCGCCAGAGTGCAAATTTTTGGGAGCAGTTCTGCTCTTGGGTCACCAGCACCGACAACCGGATTTATATCGGCTGGTTCGGCGTCTTGATGATCCCCACACTCTTGGCTGCCACTGCCTGTTTCGTAATTGCCTTCATTGCTGCTCCTCCCGTTGACATTGACGGGATTCGTGAGCCTGTGGCTGGTTCTTTGATGTTTGGTAACAACATCATCACCGGTGCTGTTATTCCTTCTTCCAACGCTATCGGTTTGCACTTCTACCCAATTTGGGAAGCTGCTTCCTTAGATGAATGGCTTTACAACGGTGGTCCTTACCAGTTGGTGATTTTCCACTTCTTGATCGGTGTCTTCTGCTACATGGGTCGTGAATGGGAATTGTCCTACCGCTTAGGTATGCGTCCCTGGATTTGCGTCGCTTACTCTGCCCCTGTAGCCGCTGCGACCGCTGTCTTCTTGATTTACCCGATTGGTCAAGGTTCTTTCTCTGACGGTATGCCCCTCGGTATCTCTGGTACTTTCAACTTCATGATCGTGTTCCAAGCTGAGCACAACATCTTGATGCACCCCTTCCACCAACTCGGTGTGGCTGGTGTCTTTGGTGGTAGCTTGTTCTCTGCCATGCACGGTTCCTTGGTTACCTCTTCCTTAATTCGGGAAACCACTGAAACTGAATCTCAGAACTATGGTTACAAATTCGGTCAAGAAGAAGAAACTTACAACATCGTTGCTGCTCACGGTTACTTCGGTCGCTTGATTTTCCAATACGCCAGCTTCAACAACAGCCGTGCTTTGCACTTCTTCTTGGCTGCCTGGCCTGTGATTGGTATCTGGTTCACTGCTTTGGGTATCAGCACCATGGCTTTTAACCTCAATGGCTTCAACTTCAACCACTCTGTTGTCGATGCCAAAGGTAATGTCATCAACACTTGGGCTGATATCATCAACCGGGCAAACTTGGGTATGGAAGTCATGCACGAGCGGAATGCTCACAACTTCCCCCTAGACTTGGCTTCGGCTGAGTCTGCCCCCGTTGCCTTAGTTGCTCCTAGCATCAACGGTTAA